The DNA region TGACTCCTCATACCCAGACTGAAATTGAGCTGTGTATATAGTTTGTTGGACCAGCCCCTCACTCTGATAGAGTATTATTACATCTTTAGGTTTAGAATCCATCTTTTCAGCAACTCTACAATCAGATCTTCAATAGAAGTTCAATAGCAAAATCTTAGGATAGGCCGgacagaaatataaaatgtaatacaAACTGGAAATTTGTTCTGCCTGTATCTCTCTGGCCATAAGTAACTTACACAGTTTACTgagttttcttgtttattttcctctttccctttctgaTTTAGGCAAGAAGCTATTCAGAAGAAGTAAGTAACCCCACAGTTAGGGAAGTGGGGGACCAACTAAAGGAGGCTGGGGAGAATTACACAGCTGGGCCTAGGATCAATGTGAGACGCTGGTTGACATATGCCATTGAATTGACATATCCTCTGGGATAGCTCATTCAGGATATAAAGAACACAGTGTATTTCAAAGGCATGCAGTAAGTCAAATCACTGCAAGTAAAGGCTTTCCAAAAATTCCAGGGTGTGGAAGCCAACCTTAAGGAATAGAAAGTCTTTTACATTGGTAATATTCTTTAAGTAGAGTACATGTGTCCTAAAGTCATTCAACAgccttattttttttccagtggaTTAAATATGTCTCTTGAAATATTATTTACACTACTAATTGGCTTTACAAACCTTTTCTTCATAGTTTAACACTTCTGGGACTCTAGTTGACCAATATGAATTTTGACTTAATTTCAACAGTACTTATGCATTAAAGTACAAATAGTACAAAGAGATATTTTTATTGTTCATTCCAGATAAAACTTTCTCTTGATTCTAACTTCCAGTGTTGAGCAGTCTTCAGATCTGCAGGCCCAGCTGAACCATCTGTTGAAATAGAATGGCTTACAAGAAGACATAAGCACTTCTGTGCCTGACACTGAGGAGGAAGTATTTTGCTTGACCCTTGTGCTATAGgtttgatttttccattttcctctctaAAAGTAGTTGGAAAGATTTGAATGAAGTACAGTTTATCCTGACATAAAGCTAGGTGGCTGAATTCTGGAAGCAGTTCTTGAAGCAAACTAACCCATATTCTTAATGACTCTTTAAGTTGCTCTGTTCAGTTTGATGGTGAAGCAAAATTAAAAGATGTCTTAGTTTTTCCCAtagaaacttacttattttaaaatatatttttaatatgtcaaAAACCATGTTGTCTAAATGTGGTTCTTAAGCAAATTctgagtaattttttaaattcagaagtTGGGCTCCTATTGTGAATACGTAGGAATggttaatactttttaaaaatacttttgtctttttatcatacATTCTGGAAATATCTTAATTTCATGGTCACAGAATGGTGATAGGTAATATCTGTTCTGTTCTTTTCTACTAAATTAGAGGAGATAGTATTTTATTCATTGTAGCAAATCCTAAGTGAAAATTAGGCAAATTATATCATATCTGGCCGGCCAGCTGCTGCCTTCTGCCTTGACCTGCATTCCTAAGATTTCTTTGTTGTTCTGACTCTTGAGTAGGTGGCCTTGGCTTCACTTTGTAATTTTGCTAGTCATCAGCAAATTCACTTGTATGACATAATTGCCAGTATGAAGGCAGTTTAATTATTGTGAGTGATAGCAGTGTAGGATTGTACCATAGTGAAAACCTTATGTTTGTAGGTAGACATTTATCTGTGTTCATTGAATTCATCTTGTTAAATGGCATCACCATTGTCTGTTGTCGTGTCTGAATATCTTTACTTTGAATTTGAAGTGGGACGCTATTCTGTTCTAGTTTAGttcttcatttactgatggattgGGAGAAAACTGACATAAAAAATGGTCttttcactgaaagaaaaaaaagcaaataagaacCCAATTTAGTTCGTATTATATATCAAGTCACCTAGTCACCTCAGATTGCAtttattcctcattatatatatgcacattaacttaaggtaaaaaaaaacCTAGGTTTTTTTATGCATGCAtccattctataaatatttattacagtGATTAAATGTAAACCTGCTCAATTTACCTTTAAAAGGAACGATTGCAAACTTAAGCTTAAGTGTCATGCTAAGAGTAAAACATTTGAAGCATTACTGGAGGATGTTGTTATTACTGCTCCTATTCAGCCTTTTGCCGGAGGCCATGCCTAgtgcagaaattaaaaataagttttaggaaattaaaaataactattaaaaatgaAGAGATAAAAGTATCATCACATGGTAGGGTTATCTACTTAGACAATCCAAGAACTGATTAAAAATAGGGGTTTCCAATTTAGAAAACAAACGAAGTCCAATCATCCACATATACAGGAAGCAAAGAAATatgatgaataaaacaaaagtatGATATAAGTTTTCCTCATCATGCTGGGACACATATTAGAGAAGCAGTGATTGTTTACATGatatatgataaaataaatttcacaatCAAAATTTTAATGGAGAATAAAGAGGAAATTTACATTAAATAATGAAAACCTAGTAGTACCGAATTTAGTCATTTTAAAGAACATAATGccaaaatacatgaaagaaaagTAGTAGCCAAAAATGTGAGAACAAGCAGACTTATTCGTAATTGGATAGTTTGTCCCATGTGGAAATTAACAGGTAGGTAGAGTTAAATGGTGatcaaatatatggaaacaaaaaataCTTCTTTAAATAGCACCTGGagatagaaataccgtttgactctggaatcccacttcttggaatatacccaaagaatacaacctctcagattcaaaaagacatatgcacccctatgttcatcgcagcactttttacaatagccaagatatggaagcagcctaagtgtccatctgtagatgaatggatcaagaagatgtggtacatatatacaatggaatactattcagccataagaaagaaacaaatcctaccatttgcaacaacatggatggagctggaggacattatgctcagtgaaataagccaggtggagaaagacaaatgccaaatgatttccttcatttgtggagtataacaacaaagcaaaactgaaggaacaaaatgacagcagactcagagactccaagaatgaactagtggttaccaaaggggaggggtgtggaagggcgggtggggagggagggagaaggggactgaagggtattatgtttagtacacatggtgtggggaatcacggggagaacagtgtatcacagagaagggacatagtggatctctagcaacttgctacactgatggacagtgactgcatttgggtatgggtggggacttgataatatgggtaatgtagtaaccacattgttttttcatgtgaaaccttcataagagtgtatatcaatcataccttaataaaaaataaaataaacaaacaaacaaataaatagcaCCTGGATTGTAGAGGATATATTGGGGGATGGCACTTTTTAAATAATGAGAATTCAGATTCTACACACGAAAATTTATGTGATGATACCAACGCAGTACTGTAAGgaaaaattcatatattaaatcTCTGCATTACGGATAAGTGTGGAAATTTGTGGCTAGAATTTGGAAAGAGAACAAAAGGGATCAAAATGGAATAAGCAAAACCAAGCATGAAtgacaaaaatttgaaaaatatatgaaactatTAATTGGTTCCTATTGATTACATTGGTAAAGAGTCAGCTCAATCACTGAAGTACAAATTAGTACATTTCTAATTGAATAGGAGGTATATAAAATaaatcaattgtattttaaaatagtgaTCTGCATGTTTTAATTCTCTTGgatttttttctagctttataaacatttgggaaaaaaaaatagtgatcTGTCAGCTTGATGCAAAAAATTTGATTGCTAGTGAAACAGGCAGGAATTGTACAAGAGGGACTCCATTATGGAATGCGCCTCCACCTTGGGACGAGTACCTAACTTGAAAACATACTCTTAGAATAGTACCTGATCAAGCACAGGTTTTAGGTCATTTTGACATAGGCAGTGTAGTTTAGGATGAGAAAAGCCCTGGGCGAGTTAAGAAACCACAGATACTAGGAACTTGAGGCCAGTTCTTGTGGCCAGCAAGTAAAACAGGTGAGGCAAAAACACCCCAGCTAGATTCTAGATGGTAAACAAAGATAATCCCCAGTTACCCTGAAGCTCGTTACGCTCGCATTGAcctaaaaatcacaccccttggtgCCATGACAATTCCAAGGCTGACCATTATCAGGGCaatcaggtaaaaaaaaaaaaaggcgtaGCCCCTAACCTTTATTTGGAGGAAACCCCACCTATCCTGATGAATATGCTATCCCCTGCATAAACTCCAGCTCAAAGACTACCCGACCTGAACCTCTGTGCTGGTCACCTCTCCAGCATGCCTCCCTCCTTTCCAGATTTAAGGAAACTTTTTCTCTTGAGTTATGACTGGACAGCAATTTGGTAATTATAAGCAGAAGTGAAACGTTTATcttctttctacctgatccctccagaattcagaaaTGCTCAGTGAGTATTCTCATTTTTATGGCAATATAGTTATTTACATAAGAGTCTTTTTCTCCGTGTAACAGGACATAATTAGAAAcattggttatattaccaaggctttggcTAAAGTGTCATATTTGAGAGAGATATAGACCCAAATATGATCAGACAGCTTTAAGGAGCTAAGGTTGACCTTGTGGAGCCAATAAAGCCCTTGGAAGTATTGGTatcttgcttacagagttcccagcagcctcccCAGGCGAGTAAACAAAGTCAGTTCTTGTCAGGTGCCGGAACCTCAGGATATTTAAGGAGAGGGGAAGTAACCCAAACCATGTATGTACTATAGGCAAACTGATGGCAAAGTCCTTGGCTtggctttcctggccttttcAAAATTCAGTCTGAGGTTCCTTATGAAAAAGTAACAGTAAAGCAGATTAAAAAATATCTGTATGGTcaatcactattcttgctgcacttacGTAAATAAttgtgaggtagggcagggacatgggacgaGGTCATGCCATTATAAAACctacttagcctgtgaaaagggctcagcttattctttaacttaatctatatgctgttttcctcttcttccagtcccttaatcaattaagtacttttgtaaccaggacaggctATAGACCTCTGCAGTGTAAATGACCTCTGTGGATTAAGAATGCCGAGATccagaccaacacagtcacctaaataaccctattcttgaGACAAAACTTTAAATGAATTATGGATCACCTGTATACTTAATGCCTCATACTCAACCCTACCCAAAAGGcactataaaaccccaaaccctaagtCCTTAAGTGTACTTCctttctgaggttgcctgcactcctgtgggagtgtgtactgtcttataTCAACTAAATTTTCTGTTCTATAAGCTGATagcacttgtctctgaactcttttccatgataaagacaagaactcgcCGACCTCCACCTCTGGTATCAGTGTCTTTGTCaccttgctatttcattcagctttctagtcttaacacaatccttttctctctccctgttttatttcagaccagtagggaagtggaagttctcagaacataaattcactcatccagtgctctgtggctcccccaaatacTGGGGTGGTAGAGGCTTAGTTCtgatgctgtgcagattcaagcagaccctGGACACCAGgtaaccctggcttcaggagtgggCAAGGGCTCTGCCCTATGCCGAGcagttccctttcctccctctgctcttccttgctctctactgcctgcacgGCTGCTGCCGTTCACTACTACTCTTaccttaatgaattccttccttacctgcatCTTGTCTGACCTGGTCGAGATTTCTtaatcagagtcaagaatccttCCCTGGctgggctgaggtttcacctagcgCAAGGGGTGAGACCTACCCAGACAAGAGCTGCCTAATTTCCAAGTTGGACTCAACTTGGAAACAAATGGTTATCTTTCATAAATAGGAGGGCGAGTTTAGagagaaaaattatgttttattaacACACCTTTTGGCATATTCAAGTCTAGCTCTGATTAATTGTCTTTGAGGGCTTTCTGTTTGCTTAATAAATTGTACTAGATCTTGAATTCTCCTGGTTTCCTCAAATACCTGGTTATGACTCTCCAAATTAATGTTTCCAATTTTCTCCCATCCTTTTGGtttagaaacacaaagaattaaacTTGTGTTTTTCCCTGAAGCTCTGCAAGCTAGAGCTAGGGGATTTGACACAGACTTCAGAGGCATCTTCAAGACAGCCCATGTTTAGATAATCTCCATACCTGTTACTGTGTGGGCCATTCGGAAAGATCACCAAAGACATCCAAAATGCAAAGGAGGAAAATCAAATTACCAGTGCATGGACTCACCCTGTCTGTGAAGATGCTTAAAGTTTGACATCTAAAAATCTCACTGGCAGCACTCAGGCCTCAGACACTGGATTTATGATTTGCTCCAACCATcaaccttgtttttcttttgctcctGTAGAAATGCCTCTGATTGCTTAGAAAAGATAGGCCTAACTTTGGGAGCCAGCCTACAAGACTGTGTCCTGAAATGAGATACAGCCGACTCACTGAACCGACCTATTCTCAAGACTGGTTTTGGTTATTGTTTCTATGACACCCTAACAGAGAATCTCAAAGGTTGCCAATCTTTAGAAAAATGAAGTCTGGGTACCTGAGTTTATTTTCAACAGCAGGTTATAACAACTTCAGCTTTAGCTAATAATGGTTCACAGCTTTCAGCCAGTCCCAACTCTGGAAAGTCCAGTCCTCTACTGATCCTTTGGTCAATCAGGGAGATACTTCTATTCCTCCCGAGTATGAGGATTTATGGCCCCATCTAGCAGGAAGAAGTTACAGAAGACAGACCTTTGGGCTTCATCACCCCTTatgaaaaggagaataaaatCCCAGAGGGGAAATGAAGCAGGCAGCAATTGAACAAGAGGGACTGCATTTTGGAATGAGCCTCCATCTTGAGACATGTACCTAACTTGAAAACATTAGCACCTGATCAAGCACAAGTTTTAGGTCACTTGACCTGTGACGATTTATTATTAACATTGTTTTCTCCTGAAAGCCTCTATTCTAGGGCATCAAAAGGAACCTTTTGACTAACAGACTGTGAGATTATAAACTGATGTCTGTCAAACGTCAGAGTAGTGCCTTACCTGAAGACATATTGGCAGGAAAACATTAAGAAAGATTGATCATTGCATACCTCAGAACCCCTGGACCTTCAGAGACTGCCTTTATATACCCCACACCATTTTCCTTTCCAGTGGGCCTGACCTCTCTCTTTCTTGTCAGCTATCTGTAGTAAATTCTGTCTGCTTTCTATCTTTTGATTTTGGTGTTTATTTCTATCACATTGAAATTCAAGAACCTGGTCTTTGGGGGTCTAGTAACACTAGTATCAAAATGTGTACCTCCTTACAAAGATGTAATATTACAAAACTGACATTTCAAAGAGAATATATCCAGactggttatgaaaaataatcCATAAATTGTCAAAAATAACCAATTAAAATCTTGTCATTTTCTTCCAAAAGAAAAATGGTTTTCCTGAGACTTTTCCAATGATGGaacaaataatttccaaatactCCCAGAGTATAGAAAATGATAGTAAGATACCCAGTTCATTTGCTGAAGTAAATgtgaacttcattaaaaaaaaaaaaagaaaagatattagCAAGGAAATTTCGGAGATtatttatgaacatagatgcaaaagtcctcataAATCTCAGAAAAATCGAATAgagaaatattttgaagaattgCCAAAATAGTTCCGGAATTACAAAATTGATATAATCCTGCAAGACACATTATATTAATAAGAAACAATAAAATTGTGTTATCACTGTAATGTACACCAAaaaggcatttgaaaaaattcagcttCTATTTCTAATGAAAACTAATTTCTTTCTAATAGTATGTTTCAAAAACTAAGAAGCAACATACAATATTTGATGAAGGAGGAAGACTCCTAGACCCCCAGAATAGCAGCTATTAGGTGCTTCCAAAATGATGAAATTCTGGTTCCATGTTTCACAGATGAACATAGCCAAGGAAATGAAATAACTTACCTAAGGTCACTCACTGAGTTTGATGGTAGGTCTTTTGACTACTAGTCTATCTCTGTATTATCTATTAAATTCCTTATAAATAGAAACAAGGGTGCTACCTGTCATTTCTAGCATTTAACATACTACAAAAGAAAGGGTCTTGGAAGTAATTGGATCCAAGCCATTTACCCCTGCTACTGCATCGCTCACAAGTAAACTTCCAGTTGGTCATCTAGCTTGAATGCATCCAATTTTGGGGGAATCCTTAGGGATGCTGGCCATTTTGGAAAGCTCTGTGTGAAAGATGATTCTGTGTACTGAACCGAAACCCACCTTTCTGGACCATCCTGGAATTATCAGGCCAGTAGCTTCAAGGTGGGATGTGAGGAGGTATGCACAAGGGCATCCCTGGAGGCAAGGGAAGAAAATATGAAACTTTCTGCTTatgttttaacattaaaaaagaaatcagttcCTTCTGATATTTAAAATATGGCTTGATATGAGAGCTGTAAATTGGTCTTGTAGTATATACCATCTACATAGCGTACCTGTCATTTAACAGGGTGATAATAGCcagcaaaactaaacaaaaacctGTGGCTGAGGTATTGACCAATCAGAATGAAAGATGGTCACAAGCAATCTGGTCCAAAATCAGCCCTGCACACTAGACTTTTAAGGGAAAACTGGGAATAATTTGATGgtgatttgctttattgcagttcATCTGTGTGGTTAAGTGGATATAAGGCTTATCAAATGATTCTTGTGAATGACCACAAATTGAAGATAATATAATCAAGCAGTACAAGTGAACAAGTTGGAAATGAGAGAGCCCTTTCCTTAACCTCCCACTAATCTGTCTCTTCAAGATAAAGATACCATTTTAACAATGAGTGAGAAAGTGACTGCTTTCCTAAAGGAACTAATTTTATAGAGAGAGAATTTTGAAAACTAATATTTAGGAGTATTTTCACCATTGTATGATTGCCAAAAAATCTGGTAATCTGTAATTTTACACAATAGTAGGAAATACTCTAACCTATAAAAATATTCCATCAAGGATTGTTTCCATGGATTTAACTcgttaaagatataaaaatactaTACCTTCCCATTAATATTTAACCGACATCAGAAGAGATTGTTCCTGGcagatgagactgaaaaatggtgAATCTTCCACTGTAGATATCTTTCACCTGGAGCCCCTTAGCTCCTTACTATTCTAGTGAATAGAAATACTTCACCACCACAAAAGGAAGCAAGACACAAATAATGGGGgtagaagaacaaaaaaaacGTCCTGCAAGATCAAATAACAATACCTAGAAAACAAGTGAATTGACCAAAAATTACTAGATGTTAGTTAAATACTAACTTAGCAAAATTGCTTTCCTAAATACAAATCAGAATAGACTGAGAAGGGCTCTGTGCTGTATGATTCCATGGCTATGACATTCTGGAACAGCAGGGAGAACAGTTCTATGGTTTAGGAGTTGGGGTTGGGAGCAGGGGATTTACTGCAAAGGGGCATGAAGAAACTTTTGCGTGACggccttgattgtggtgatgttcATCAGAATTCACAGAACTGTACCCTAAAGAAAGATGAATTTTACTGGATGTGAGTTGTATCTCAGTGATCTGACTTCGAAAAATAGATGGAGAAAAGGTGACTTCATCCCCCAAAGGGGAAAATCATATGTGTCAGTGTTCATTTGCGTCAGAGTAATGAGGTTTATACAGTGGAACAATAAAGGAAGATGGTATGAATGGTAGTAGCCTGTTCCTGGTTGAAAAGACTAAGTCTGGATGACACTGGGTCCAGAGATGTGGGCGCCGCCGGGTGGAAGCGGAAGTGGATCCCTGAAGCCCTGTGGGTCGGAAGCCCTCTGGCCAGGGATCAGCCCTGCCCTCTGCGGGGCTGGGTCTCAAGGGTCCAAGTCCAAGAGTCTGGAGACTTGGGAGACAGTAAGTGTGCCTCCCCGCGCGGCTCCCAGGGCAGGCCTCCCACGCAGGCGCTCAGCCCTGCCGCGTCCCCCGACCCGTCTCTCCACCGCCGACGCTCCCCGGCCTGCTGCCTGCCCCTTAGCCCCCTGAATCTGGGCGCACGCCCTCCCAGCGCGGGTGCTCAGCGCCTTCGCCTCTCAGCTCCCCCTTTCCCCTCCCGGCAGTGGCTGCCCCTGGCGACGCTGAGATCAGGAAGGACGTGCAGGTGAGCAGCAGGGCCTGGAGTGGCAGAGGCGGAGCCTGGCCCACCAGGCAGATGGTGCTGTCTGCTGCCTGGCAGAAGGAAGGCGCGGGAGCACCAGGCCTTCGGAGGCTCGGCCAGGCCCACGCCCCTGCCCCCAGGAACTGCGGCGGGCGCGCAGGGCAGAGTGGGGCCTCAGAGCTCTGTTGGGAGGAACGGCGGCCAGGTctgatgggtgggggtggggggatggtgGCCCTTCTCCCAGTGGGCACCAGCTCCAGCTCTTAATTCTCCCTATTCCTTACCCAACTATTGGCCTCTGGGTCAGACCTACTATGGACAGGTGCTGAAGAAAACGGCGGACCTCCAGACTAATGCCTGCATTACCACAGCCAGGCCGGTCCCCAAGCACATCCGGGAAGCCCTGCAGAACGTACATGAGGAAGTAGCCTTGAGGTAGAGTGCCCTCTGCTGCCCCCATGAAGACCCCAGATAGCAGCTTTAGAGAGAGGGGCGGAGTAAGGAGGAGAGGCGGGGAAGAGAGATGCCAGTCACGAGAGGATTAACCCACCTCCGATCGGCCAGCTTGCCTCTCCCATAAAACTGGTAGAGCACAGCCCTCCTCCCCTGACTGCTCTGTTTAAGAACCCCCaatgaccccacccccacccccaccgcaccCGCCTTTACTAGCAGGTCACAGTCACACTCCTCGGTCCTGACATGGAAGACTGGCCGGTTTGGCCCTACCTTCCTAACCAGCCTTGGTTCCCTGTGATGCACTATGCTACTCTCCGCAGAACTTTCCCTTCCTCTTGCCATCAGCACCGCCAAGGTGATCTGTGCCTCTCAGCGTGCAGTTACCATCTGGAATGCCTTCTCTCCTGTCGGCCTTCCAAATCTtgcccatccattaccccacctaTGTCTTACCTGCTTTGCAAAGCTTTCTCCAATCCTCCAGCCCCGCTTCCTCAAAGCACTACAGGACTCGCTGCCTGTATCGCTCAGCTTGTCAATGACGCATGGAAAATGTTTTCTGTGCTCACGTGTTACCTCCCCAGTTAAATACACCTATGGACAAGAAATTGTTCTAAATTTCTTCTTCAGTAACCAGCACAGCCCTGAACCTGCATTAGATGCTCAGCTAATGTCTAAATGCATTTATTCAACCAGTATTCTACATAGCTTGTCTCAAGACTTGGTGCAGTGCCCAACATACAATGGTAAGTGAAGCAGTTGGAGTCCCAGCCTTCAGGAGCTTCCGGTTTAGTGGAGGAGACTAAACACCCAAACAGAAATTGAAAGAAtgatgaaaaagaagagaaaaagggaagaggaaggaaggatttATAAGATGTAGTGGTTCCACAATTTCTGGTCTCTAGAGGGAAAATatctatatattttgtatttcccaggtATTATGGCTGTGGTCTGGTCATCCCTGAGCGTCTGGAAAACTGCTGGATTTTGGACCTGGGTAGTGGAAGTGGCAGAGATTGCTATGCACTTAGTCAGCTGGTTGGTGAGAAGGGACGTGTCACTGGAATAGACATGACAGAAGGTCAGGTGAGTTGATGATTTGGAGGATAAGGAGGAAAACATTCTCAAAAGTGCTCTTTTAGAGATAAAGTCGTTTCCTTGTGAGCCTTCAAGGATAATTTAAGAAGGCTGCTAAAAGCAATGCTCTTTGGTACAACTAGTGCTTCCTGCCCTGGAAGCTGAGAATTTTGACCATTAGGGGCTTTTCGGGAAAACACAAAGTCAGAGGTTTGAGCTGATATATGAACATCATGATGACCCAGTggagtttgatttttttcctcccttctgctgTCTATCTTGAAAGATTTTGTTATTGAGTAAAGAGTTTATTCAAGCAAAACCCATGTATCAAACAGGGAGCTTATGTCCCATTGAGTTGTCCCAGGCTGTAGTATATCCTGCATGCCCAGAGGAACCTTGAATACTTAGCCAAAGTAGTCTGGGGGAAGTATATTCCATTAGCAATAGgaacattttaggaaaaaaagtgtgtatttttaaaaaatgttgattatcaaatctgtatttttcttcctttaggttGAAGTGGCTAAAAAGCATATTGAATATCACATGGAAAAATATGGCTTCCAGATAGCCAATGTGACTTTTATTCATGGCTACATAGAAAAGCTGGAAGAAGCCGGAATCCAGAATGAGAGTTATGATATTGTTATGTAGGTCTATATCCCTATATCCTTACTGTTATGCATATAGCCCATTTCCTATTGAACACACAAGTGGCACCACTTCTTGCTGATTAACAGTCATGCAGGGTGTTACACCAAACTTAGCACGATTTAATAAAGGGAGAGAGCTGGTCTGAGCCATTGTAGCCCACTGGCCACAGAACAGGCTAGCCTGGGAGGAaccttattttaaatttaacCGTAAACCAATAAGCCCAAAGGACCAACGAAACCACTGAGTCTGCTCGTACAATACACACTGGCCTGTTATCTTTAGGATTATTTTCATGGCAAATTATAGGATTCtgtgtttctctttttcctttgagtTGCTGTCAAATCTTGCCCAAGTGATAGCCTTAGCAAAGCTGCCTTTGAGGAATTTAGCCAGTTGACATGTAGCATAAGAAATGCTTTATGCAGTCGGCATCTGGGCCCAGGCTTCATTTTACATGGTGGTCATCAGGGCAGAAGCAAGTAAGAAGCatgcctgatttcttttttttctgtacacTCAAACTTGCTAACAATTTATTGAGACTTTAAACACTCTGTCTTTCTCTTATCTTTTTCTTATGAGAAAAAGTTgagtgtggggaggtggggagggaggcaggaagaatGATGTATCTTTGAGAGAATGGTGGAAGTCACCTTCAGGGACTAAGAAAGGATTTA from Manis pentadactyla isolate mManPen7 chromosome 8, mManPen7.hap1, whole genome shotgun sequence includes:
- the AS3MT gene encoding arsenite methyltransferase isoform X3, translated to MVVACSWLKRLSLDDTGSRDVGAAGWKRKWIPEALWVGSPLARDQPCPLRGWVSRVQVQESGDLGDMAAPGDAEIRKDVQTYYGQVLKKTADLQTNACITTARPVPKHIREALQNVHEEVALRYYGCGLVIPERLENCWILDLGSGSGRDCYALSQLVGEKGRVTGIDMTEGQVEVAKKHIEYHMEKYGFQIANVTFIHGYIEKLEEAGIQNESYDIVISNCVINLVPDKQQVLWEVYRALKLGGELYFSDVYASLELPEEIRTHKVLWGECLGGALYWKDLAIFAQKIGFCPPRLVSANLITVQNKELERVIGDCRFVSATFRLFKLPKTEPATRCQVIYNGGITGHEKELIFDANFTFKDVITDPFKLAEESGHAKSRCPSDVARGCCGTEKSC
- the AS3MT gene encoding arsenite methyltransferase isoform X2; this encodes MVVACSWLKRLSLDDTGSRDVGAAGWKRKWIPEALWVGSPLARDQPCPLRGWVSRVQVQESGDLGDMAAPGDAEIRKDVQTYYGQVLKKTADLQTNACITTARPVPKHIREALQNVHEEVALRYYGCGLVIPERLENCWILDLGSGSGRDCYALSQLVGEKGRVTGIDMTEGQVEVAKKHIEYHMEKYGFQIANVTFIHGYIEKLEEAGIQNESYDIVISNCVINLVPDKQQVLWEVYRALKLGGELYFSDVYASLELPEEIRTHKVLWGECLGGALYWKDLAIFAQKIGFCPPRLVSANLITVQNKELERVIGDCRFVSATFRLFKLPKTEPATRCQVIYNGGITGHEKELIFDANFTFKKGETVEVDEETAAILKHSRFAQDFLIRPAGEKLPACTSCSTLQSKT